One Podospora pseudopauciseta strain CBS 411.78 chromosome 5 map unlocalized CBS411.78m_5, whole genome shotgun sequence DNA window includes the following coding sequences:
- a CDS encoding uncharacterized protein (COG:S; EggNog:ENOG503PAZF), whose protein sequence is MHPLILLLSLSLPLTLAQLPSSPRFDLTKPSYDLFRHRTLHDSTVQQSFTFDNTNARLFVSQRRNGADSSLGNLCITQLDFSGNQVGYMHLTGFGHGVSFGAQAVGTSTYLWTEVDANSNGYGTRLARFKFTSGTSLSASSPTLQKFKPIPAATEFTCSIDPVNNRLIVRYHLSGSGKHMAVYTLAAATAGDFSSPLVNFKIPTITTLGGAFQGYAAHGRHLYLLWGDSYDVTGGGVNSQVATVDMNTGLLVQGPTLTKAGESLVFREAEGMAVYRTAAGQTRLFLGFASGVAGDRRSNLFFKNATIG, encoded by the coding sequence ATgcaccccctcatcctcctcctttccctttccctcccactcaccctcgcccaactcccctcttccccccgtTTCGACCTCACCAAACCTTCCTACGACCTCTTCCGCCACAGAACCCTCCACGACTCCACCGTCCAACAATCCTTCACCTTCGACAACACCAACGCGCGCCTCTTCGTCTCCCAGCGCCGCAACGGCGCCGACTCCTCCCTCGGCAACCTCTGCATAACCCAGCTCGACTTTTCCGGCAACCAGGTAGGGTATATGCACCTGACTGGCTTCGGCCACGGCGTGTCTTTCGGCGCGCAAGCAGTCGGAACCTCTACCTACCTCTGGACAGAAGTTGACGCCAACTCCAACGGCTACGGCACCCGCCTAGCCCGTTTCAAATTCACCTCCGGAACCTCCCTCTCAGCCTCAAGTCCCACCCTCCAAAAATTCAAACCCatcccagcagcaaccgaaTTCACCTGCTCAATCGACCCAGTAAACAACCGTCTAATAGTGCGTTATCACCTCTCCGGATCAGGCAAGCACATGGCCGTCtacaccctcgccgccgccacagcAGGCGACTTTTCGTCCCCCTTGGTAAACTTCAAAATCCCAACAATCACCACGCTCGGCGGCGCGTTTCAGGGGTACGCCGCGCATGGCAGGCACTTGTACCTCTTATGGGGCGACAGCTACGACGTCACAGGGGGCGGCGTCAACTCTCAAGTGGCAACTGTCGACATGAACACTGGGTTGCTGGTGCAAGGACCGACGTTGACAAAGGCGGGAGAGAGTCTTGTTTTCAGGGAAGCAGAAGGCATGGCCGTCTATCGGACGGCAGCGGGCCAGACAAGATTATTTTTGGGCTTCGCGAGCGGTGTTGCGGGGGATAGGAGGTCGAATTTGTTTTTCAAGAATGCTACGATTGGCTAG